One region of Paenibacillus polymyxa M1 genomic DNA includes:
- a CDS encoding carbohydrate ABC transporter permease: protein MNKYLGNKPALALFLLPALILYSVILIYPVLQTVLRSFYDWDGLSTLTFSGLNNYRELFSDPLLATSLKNGLIFAIVLAVFQIGLGTILALICADPRTRGRKILKTAYFIPVVLSVTVVCQLWIAIYDPTNGLINRLFDLLNIPYQQNWLSSPTTSIIAIAFVNAWQFMGYQFSLLYAGVKSIPEDYFEAATIDGCSKWKAHLHVTLPLMRETYKFCFIIAITSGIGAFVQMLIMTNGGPGTTNYTLTFMIYRYAFMESNYGYACAVSVLLVLISLLATVVINKLFDRGQTA from the coding sequence ATGAATAAATATTTGGGGAACAAACCGGCGCTCGCACTGTTTCTCCTCCCTGCTTTGATACTGTATAGCGTGATTCTAATCTATCCCGTTTTGCAAACCGTTCTTCGCAGCTTTTATGATTGGGATGGCCTCAGTACACTGACCTTTTCAGGATTGAATAATTACCGGGAATTGTTCTCTGATCCTCTACTTGCTACTTCGCTTAAGAACGGATTGATCTTTGCCATTGTGCTGGCAGTCTTTCAGATCGGACTGGGAACGATATTGGCACTAATCTGTGCGGACCCACGTACACGCGGGCGGAAAATACTGAAAACCGCTTATTTTATCCCAGTTGTCCTATCGGTAACCGTGGTATGCCAGCTGTGGATTGCAATTTATGATCCAACCAACGGATTAATCAACCGACTGTTTGATCTCTTGAACATTCCGTATCAGCAAAATTGGTTGAGCTCCCCAACAACATCCATTATTGCCATCGCCTTTGTTAATGCTTGGCAGTTTATGGGATACCAATTCTCGTTGTTATATGCGGGAGTTAAGTCAATACCCGAGGACTACTTTGAGGCTGCCACGATTGACGGTTGCAGCAAATGGAAAGCGCATCTGCATGTTACGCTTCCTTTAATGAGAGAAACGTACAAATTTTGCTTCATTATCGCGATAACCTCTGGAATAGGGGCGTTTGTGCAGATGCTGATTATGACAAATGGTGGGCCCGGTACTACAAACTATACACTGACATTCATGATTTATCGCTATGCTTTTATGGAGAGCAACTATGGTTATGCGTGTGCTGTATCCGTGCTACTTGTATTAATCTCGCTATTGGCAACTGTAGTTATCAATAAGCTGTTCGACCGCGGACAAACCGCCTGA
- a CDS encoding carbohydrate ABC transporter permease — MSKTALSKFRHAALQIPLWLYLIVSVYPLFWMVSYSLKNNDEIFVSNPFGLPTHFRYENYINAWTQFNIPRYFLNSLVVSTISTLFILLLALMFAFAVARMRWRFRSTVRTYMTIGMFMPLQVIMIPLAILVRDFNLTNTYGALILPYIAIGLPFSSMIFYGFLTGIPKEIEEAACMDGANIYRLFLKIIVPLALPAIATVAIFQFLNNWNEFTLAYILISDENMKTLPLGLLFFQGSYSTDWGAMGAVMTIASLPMVLVYLFLSEQVERAMTVGSAVKG; from the coding sequence ATGAGTAAAACCGCTTTGAGCAAGTTCAGACATGCTGCCCTGCAGATACCACTGTGGTTGTATCTAATTGTTTCGGTCTACCCGTTGTTTTGGATGGTATCCTACTCGTTAAAGAACAACGATGAGATCTTCGTCTCTAACCCATTTGGACTGCCAACGCATTTTCGATACGAAAATTACATCAATGCCTGGACACAATTTAATATTCCCCGTTACTTTCTAAACAGTCTGGTCGTATCAACGATTTCGACTCTGTTTATCCTTTTACTGGCTCTGATGTTTGCCTTTGCAGTGGCTCGTATGAGGTGGAGATTTCGTTCTACCGTCCGGACTTATATGACCATAGGAATGTTTATGCCACTTCAGGTTATCATGATACCGCTGGCGATTCTGGTTCGCGATTTTAATCTAACGAATACGTATGGAGCTCTTATTCTTCCTTATATCGCAATTGGCCTTCCTTTCTCGTCCATGATTTTCTATGGGTTCCTTACGGGAATCCCTAAGGAGATTGAAGAGGCAGCATGCATGGATGGAGCTAATATTTATAGACTGTTCCTGAAAATCATTGTACCCCTTGCATTACCTGCAATTGCGACTGTAGCCATTTTTCAGTTTTTGAATAACTGGAATGAATTCACTTTGGCCTATATTCTCATTTCTGATGAAAATATGAAGACATTGCCGCTAGGCTTGCTTTTCTTCCAAGGCTCTTATAGTACAGATTGGGGAGCGATGGGTGCTGTTATGACTATTGCCTCCTTACCGATGGTACTCGTCTATCTGTTCTTGAGTGAACAAGTAGAGCGGGCGATGACGGTAGGTTCCGCTGTAAAAGGGTAA